Below is a window of Desmonostoc muscorum LEGE 12446 DNA.
CTTTTGAGCAGTGATGCTAATCCCTTGGTTGTTGCCATTTGGAAAGTGTACTGATCGATGATTTTCGCAGTAGCAACGGTGCGGGCTTCTAGGTTACGCAAAAACCGGGCGAGACGGAGTTGTTTTGCAGGGGCGATCGCATTTATTAATCCCAAGGATAGCGCCTCTACTCCCCAAGCAACTCGATTTGTTTTACTGTCGGCTGTCACCACTGGTAAAACTAGATTGCAAAAGTCATCCAGCAGTTTAGCGCGATATTCAGTAGCTTCACGAATGGCAATTTCCTTGGGACGATCGCCCCATTCCCAATCATAAGGCGGTTGCCATTCCCGAATCGGACGCAGACGATCTACTTGGGTGACAATTGCGATCGCCGGTAAATCTGCAATTTCCGCTTTGATGTCTTGGAGAAAGTCTACATCCATTTGCAGGGCAGGATCGAGGGCTGGAGTAGCTAACAGCAATAAATCTGCATTGATAGCATAATCAAGCACTAAATTTCGTAAGTCTGTACGGTTGACTTGTTCATAACCTGGTGTGTCCCAAAGTGTCAGACTTTCCCCGGTTTGAGACTGCCATTGGTAATTTTGAATGCGATCGGTGCTGGGCAAAACATCAACGGCTGCGAGATCCTGTTGAAATAGCGTGTTAATCAAGCTGCTTTTTCCCGAACCCGTGCGCCCCACCAGCAGAATATTCACGGGTTTTTGTTCAACCGCTTCGGCTGGTTGGGCTTGACTCAGTATTTCTTTGAGTGTTTGAGTTTTTGCCTTGGGTAGGGCTGGCGTAGTTGGAGATACTGAAATCGGTAATGCTTTACCTCCGTAGAGAGCGATCGCTTGCTTACATAAATTCCTCAGGGCAACTTCCCGGAATAATTGACTCAAATTGACCAATAATTGCTCAGTTGCGCGGTTACTGGAACCCTGGCTAACTTGTTTTGCCACCGCTGCCACCGGATTTAATAGCCACTGTGCCCAGTTCCAAGCTTTCCAGAATTTTCGAGCTGATGGTTCCAACTTCCGGTAAACTTCGTAGGCTTGGTATGCTTGCCCAACCGTTACCTGATTCAGCACAGGAGATAACTTTTGCATCCACAAATCCACATCATCCACCGTTCCACGAATCAGCCCGTAAGCTTGGGGTACGTAAATATTTAGCAGGGGATATTGAACTTGAGGATTGTAAATATGAGCGATCGCTACAACTAAATCCTGACATCGCGTCCAAAAAGTTTGCCAATCTTCCCAAAGCGGGCGATCGCTTTGTGCAGCTTGCAGAATGTCTTGCAGGGCGACTTCTGCAAGCTTT
It encodes the following:
- a CDS encoding GTPase family protein, with protein sequence MVRLKLWQWVVLAMPIAFIIIFLLVSAGLQIHAWGINWIWAVFTVLFVGWRWLLVKWTQPALQQVEAVLAEVQQELESAAENNVVPVGSDATKLAEVALQDILQAAQSDRPLWEDWQTFWTRCQDLVVAIAHIYNPQVQYPLLNIYVPQAYGLIRGTVDDVDLWMQKLSPVLNQVTVGQAYQAYEVYRKLEPSARKFWKAWNWAQWLLNPVAAVAKQVSQGSSNRATEQLLVNLSQLFREVALRNLCKQAIALYGGKALPISVSPTTPALPKAKTQTLKEILSQAQPAEAVEQKPVNILLVGRTGSGKSSLINTLFQQDLAAVDVLPSTDRIQNYQWQSQTGESLTLWDTPGYEQVNRTDLRNLVLDYAINADLLLLATPALDPALQMDVDFLQDIKAEIADLPAIAIVTQVDRLRPIREWQPPYDWEWGDRPKEIAIREATEYRAKLLDDFCNLVLPVVTADSKTNRVAWGVEALSLGLINAIAPAKQLRLARFLRNLEARTVATAKIIDQYTFQMATTKGLASLLKSPVLQFISTLSTGSPTLAYLLAEQIPVEQLPIVIGKLQMAYDLFSLLNTGNPNPLKFELLALWPLLLENSASPEQNAWAFGHALVEYWTQDLTVEKLGDRFQKYLQQISS